GCACTTTTTGTATCCTTTACCCAGGCGGTTCTGGTGGTCAATCAGGATGGGTTGGATCGTATTTTATTCTGGCTGGCGGGGTCGCTGGCCGGGCGGGATCTTGATAGTTTCCTTCCGGTTATGCCCTATATCGCGGCGGGTATAATCGCCAGCCTGTTTATCGGCAGGCATGTCAATATCCTGATGTCGGGTGATGATATTGCCAAGGGGTTGGGGCAAAACACTGCCATTTTGAAAATCACGATTGCGGGCCTGGTTATTCTGCTGGCGGGCAGTTCGGTTTCGGCAGTTGGCAATATCGCCTTTTTGGGGCTGATTGTACCCCATATCGTGCGCCTTTCGGTAACCGGTGATCATCGCTGGTTAATCCCGCTAAGCGGGCTTGCCGGTGCGGTATTGCTGCTGGTTTCCGATATCATCGCCCGCCAGATCATCATGCCAGAAGAATTGCCCATTGGCGCGATGACCGCCATTTTGGGTGCCCCGCTGTTTGTTTTGCTGGCACGACGGAATTTTGCCTATGGCTGATTTTTCCATTTCCCAAACGCCACCGGCACCATCGCAAATTACCAATCCCGCCCGGGGCAATGGCCCGGCCGTGGCAACAATTGCCATCATCACCCTGTTTGCGGCCCTGCTTGCCTGCCTGATCGGGCCGGAAAGTGTTACCATTGGCGAT
This genomic window from Thalassospira marina contains:
- a CDS encoding FecCD family ABC transporter permease; its protein translation is MTQTQQPSTTSTLTRETTALGLLVLLFAAAFFASLTMGQYPVSLHDAFNALFHFDENVVEQIIVITSRLPRTIMACFVGAALGISGVLMQAVTRNPLASPSILGINSGAIFLIVLASTLAPHLSIHGLIWVGMAGAALAGGIVYLLGSLGSGGLTPTRLVLGGAALTALFVSFTQAVLVVNQDGLDRILFWLAGSLAGRDLDSFLPVMPYIAAGIIASLFIGRHVNILMSGDDIAKGLGQNTAILKITIAGLVILLAGSSVSAVGNIAFLGLIVPHIVRLSVTGDHRWLIPLSGLAGAVLLLVSDIIARQIIMPEELPIGAMTAILGAPLFVLLARRNFAYG